A single region of the Liolophura sinensis isolate JHLJ2023 chromosome 9, CUHK_Ljap_v2, whole genome shotgun sequence genome encodes:
- the LOC135475628 gene encoding vitelline envelope sperm lysin receptor-like, whose product MARCRNADLPLTTTDKVNFILTGNFNQSYLGQACQFYKKDGSNTYTVEVEVGWGEPDTQIIQQRKIHTISCAYDAHGNAISSSETISDWFLNPWEAQTLLGGNSSATFVLEVIDVLDREVTSDYISIGRKVRLMAQDISGQAVSFRALSCSAQNDVSRYYVLRAGCGDGLVFPKTSGFQTVGNRVYSPYFDAFKLSGPDDTVEFQCRFIECPGPCNGVYMLELQTYIPEGPV is encoded by the exons ATGGCCAGGTGCCGAAACGCTGACCTGCCCCTCACCACGACGGACAAAGTCAACTTCATACTGACTGGGAACTTTAATCAGTCCTACTTAGGGCAAGCCTGTCAATTCTAT AAAAAAGACGGAAGTAACACATACACAGTTGAAGTAGAGGTTGGCTGGGGTGAACCGGACACGCAGATCATTCAGCAGCGCAAGATCCACACCATATCCTGTGCTTACGACGCCCATGGAAACGCTATCTCCTCATCGGAAACTATCAGCGATTG GTTTTTAAATCCTTGGGAAGCCCAAACATTGCTGGGTGGAAATTCCTCGGCTACTTTCGTCCTTGAGGTGATTGATGTACTCGATCGGGAGGTCACCTCGGATTACATTTCTATTGGACGAAAAGTCCGACTGATGGCGCAAGACATCTCTG GTCAAGCTGTATCCTTCAGAGCTCTAAGCTGTTCTGCCCAAAATGACGTCAGCCGATATTACGTGCTCCGTGCAGG TTGTGGAGATGGTTTGGTTTTCCCCAAAACCTCAGGTTTCCAGACCGTTGGCAATAGAGTGTACAGTCCGTATTTTGACGCCTTCAAGCTGTCTGGCCCTGACGACACAGTAGAATTTCAGTGTCGTTTTATTGAATGCCCTGGACCATGTAATGGG GTGTACATGCTCGAGTTACAGACGTACATTCCGGAAGGCCCTGTGTGA